The genomic region ttatttttaaatgttgTTACAACAAAAATGCTAatataaagttaaaaaaaaagaaaaaaaattataagatgAAAAATTTGGAACAAAATTGCTATAAtgagaaatataaaagatgATTTAAGTAACAGTAAacataatttagaaaaaagagTGATAAAATTAGGTCATATGATTTACAAATTAGAAGAATCGAAaggatatttttttctttggaaaaaaaaaattaatgaatattttaaaaaaaaataccaatacaaaaatatatgtaacaAAGAATATGGAGTgaataagataaaaaaaaaaaaaaggtttgTGAAACCTATAAATCTATTGAATTTAAAGTATATAtgtgaaaataatgaagatgaTGTAAAACTGAAttgtttaaatataaaagttaaaaaagaaaatatctTTTCTTATGAGAacaaatatatgaaaaaagatttaaataGATCTAATGGTAATAGTACAAGTAATACATGGTTAATACCAGTAGAcgaaaatttagaaaaaaaaaaatatggtaGAACTAAAAATATGAACCACATATATCAAAATTATGTGGAAAATAggcataataaaaattctaaaagaaaaaataaatatacaaaaaatgcAAAGAATATAATTCacaagaaaaggaaaaaaaaagaaataataagtgaaataatagaatataataaaagaaatatttattatgagAAACCAAGATGGAAATCTAggttaaattatataaaatgtatGATGTCTTACTCTTTAAAATTGGGTGTTATATGGAGATTTCCTTATGCATGTTATATTAATGAAGGTGGTTGCTTTTTATTAGCTTATTTcatatgtttatttttaataggaTTTCCtatgtttttattagaaataaCTATTGGtcaaaaatatcaaaaatcctttatttattgttttaAGGAATTATGTGAAAAATTAATTGGCATACCTATTTCATCAATATTAATTGtaattttatgtattatatatttttatgctATATCATCATGggtattattatattttataaaatcttttaatgtttttttacCATGGAAAAATGGGGGCCTAAATAAATCGGATTCTGCAAAACGTTTTTTGTTAATCGATATTTTGAATAAGTCAGAAACGTTATCTTTTAGTGATTTagcatttaataaaataaatatttcattaatttcttgtgtaacaataatttttattatactaattctatttttaataatagaaaagagaaaaaaaaggaacTTTAATTTATTGAAATACAAAGATTTCTTCTTATGcatccttttatttttattatttattagatCAGCAACATTAGAAGGATCTCCAAATggtatatattattatttaaaaataaattttcagAAATTAAAAAGTGGATCACTGTGGGTTTCTGCAGGCTCACAGATATTTTACTCTTTAGGTATTTCATGGGGAGAATTAATTAATTACGGTagtaagaataataaaaaaaataatttggtCAAAGATTGTTTAATTAtgatttctttaaatatgGTAACATCATTTTTTGTGGGTTTAATTGTCTTTTCAATAATTGGCTTTATGTCCAGTGTATCTAAAATACCAATAAATGAAGTGGGAAATATTAGTCTAGGGTTACCCTTTGTTGCATATTCCATAGGAATTAGAGAAATTTCTAatttatcctttttttctttttttttttttgcctTATTATTTATCACATGTATTGAATCGTTACTATTAATGATAAACATGGTTGTCAAAACTATTTTTGGAATGCtgaatattagaaaaaaaaaaatgggaggaaaaaaaagaaaaattattttcattatatgtttttttatatttttaattaatatttttttaacatttccATCTGGTTCTTATTTAGTTGACATAATGGATTTTATATCAGGAATTGCCACAATTTATGTCCTAGCTTTATGTGAAATTTTTGCCctcttaaaatattataaaatcgtaaattttataaatgacATTTATTATATGACGAACATTAgattacattatttttttatatttatgtatttatatataataccatttttattaattttattattttgtataAGTATTTACTTGCTTATTATTCCTCATCAATATATGACAACAAACCAAAAAGAAAcggaaaaaaat from Plasmodium relictum strain SGS1 genome assembly, chromosome: 5 harbors:
- a CDS encoding sodium-and chloride-dependent neutral and basic amino acid transporter, putative; the protein is MRNIKDDLSNSKHNLEKRVIKLGHMIYKLEESKGYFFLWKKKINEYFKKKYQYKNICNKEYGVNKIKKKKRFVKPINLLNLKYICENNEDDVKLNCLNIKVKKENIFSYENKYMKKDLNRSNGNSTSNTWLIPVDENLEKKKYGRTKNMNHIYQNYVENRHNKNSKRKNKYTKNAKNIIHKKRKKKEIISEIIEYNKRNIYYEKPRWKSRLNYIKCMMSYSLKLGVIWRFPYACYINEGGCFLLAYFICLFLIGFPMFLLEITIGQKYQKSFIYCFKELCEKLIGIPISSILIVILCIIYFYAISSWVLLYFIKSFNVFLPWKNGGLNKSDSAKRFLLIDILNKSETLSFSDLAFNKINISLISCVTIIFIILILFLIIEKRKKRNFNLLKYKDFFLCILLFLLFIRSATLEGSPNGIYYYLKINFQKLKSGSLWVSAGSQIFYSLGISWGELINYGSKNNKKNNLVKDCLIMISLNMVTSFFVGLIVFSIIGFMSSVSKIPINEVGNISLGLPFVAYSIGIREISNLSFFSFFFFALLFITCIESLLLMINMVVKTIFGMLNIRKKKMGGKKRKIIFIICFFIFLINIFLTFPSGSYLVDIMDFISGIATIYVLALCEIFALLKYYKIVNFINDIYYMTNIRLHYFFIFMYLYIIPFLLILLFCISIYLLIIPHQYMTTNQKETEKNIDKREGCLDNSSCNMHGICIDKVCLCNVGWKNYYCSEPYYKIHYQKERNDKDINKNIINGTVLKYEEEYNETYNKYDNKNNYNINSSKNIDKDNNKDKNNNKNNGEDEEFIEEKKIEVKINDDILSKHNVKLIYQTNFDFNFLNDTDVNYSILPLNEYDEILKRYYVEQMDNSKIKVEEKLSVIEEGNKFNYKKIDFSNIHYKSFTYDNFVITPLLSCPEFCNEDFGRGVCINDLFLEKNWINNNSILNFFDENNRSDDDIFNFYSHKNIYHYTGKCICNVEFTGKACSQNRYIKGYSSFFLFIGWIFVTITLLPIPLVFFFSRIRNILVKFLNRNKRSIYRNINKKYKKKKYNKISDIPVVPSKSRKKRKNITFNSYDELNNNFGNFSKEKKDIYDLSNNNFYIACKRKKKKDIKILKTIKKDFIFYNSLYAPKENEKLIKRYIPQRIFSFKKIFFNKKRKNYNKINENVVGSCDPNINSKEINENLDVFQWKNEQVDF